The genomic segment CCCGGTCAGGTGGGCGCCTACGCCGAGGGCCTCCCCGATATCTCGCGCCAGCGACCGTACGTACGTCCCGCTCGAGCAACGCACGCGAAATTCCATGAAGGGCAGATCGAGTGAGCGCAGCTCTAGTTCGTGAATCGTGATCGCGCGCGCGGCCAGTGCGACGTGTTCTCCACGACGTGCACGCCGATGCATTGCCACACCGTCTACTTTCTTGGCCGAAAACTGAGGTGGCACCTGATCGATGCCACCCCTGAACCCCTGCATCGCGGCCACAACGACCTCACGCGTCAGGTCGGACCAGCCTGGGCGTTCCTCGCCGGGCTCGCCGTCCCGGTCTTCGGTGTCCGTCGTGATACCGAGGCGCGCGACCGCATCGTACGACTTGGCCAAGCCCGTGAGGTACTCGGCGAGCCGGGTCGCCCTCCCGATGCAGAGCAACAAGAGTCCGGAGGCGAACGGATCCAACGTGCCGGTGTGGCCGACCCTCCGGATGCCCAGAGCTTTTCGCGCCATCGCGACCACATCGTGCGATGTGGGCCCTTCCGGCTTGTCGAGCGGAAGTACGATGTCGAGGTCCGTCACTCCGAGCTCTCGGGCGGATTCTCCGCGTCGGCCTCCTCAACCGTCTCTTCCTCCGGCACGACAACCTCAGACAGTAGCTTCTCGATCCGCCGCGCGTGCTCCATGGAACGGTCCTCACGGAAGCGCAGTTCAGGAATCCGTCGGATGTGCAACAAGCGCCCGAGCAGCCCACGTAGGAACGGCGCAGCAGCATCGAGGCCAGCGAGTGTCTCCTGGAACTCGGCCTGGTCGCCGATGATGCGGATGAAGACCCGCGCGGAGCCGAGGTCCGACGCTATCTCCACCGCCGTGACGGTGACGACGCCGACTCGCGGATCCCTAACCTGAGTGCGGATGAGCTCCGAAAGTTCGCGTTTGAGCTGCTCGTTGAGTCGAACCACCCGCTTGGACGCCATCAGTAGAGCTCTCGGCGCACGCCCGTAATCAGTGCTACGCCGTGGTTCTCGACGAAGCGATCGATCTTGTCCAGCGTGGACTCGGCGAGACGTCCGTCGGATGCGACCAGAGCGACCGTGATCTGGGCTCGTGCGTGCACGTCCTGAAAGTCAGTCTCGGCTACGGACACATTGAACTTGTTCTCGAGCCGATCACGAAGCGAACGGATCACCGATCGTTTCTCCTTGAGAGACGAGCAGCCCGGTAGCGCTAGATCCCAGGTCAGCGACGCGACAACCATGGTGGGGGCACCCTTCTTAGCTCGCCCCGGCCAAGGTCCGAGCGACCTCTTCGACAGTGTAGCATTCGATGACGTCGCCGACCTTGATGTCGTTGAAGTTGGCGATGCCGATACCGCACTCGAAGCTCTCTCGGACTTCCTTGACGTCGTCCTTGAAACGCTTCAGTGACGAGATCTCGCCGTCGTAGACCACGATACCGTCACGGATCAGACGCCCGCGTCCCTTGCGGTCGATGCGACCCTCGATGACGTAGCAACCCGCAATCGTCCCGACCTTGCTGACCCTGAAGATCTCTCGGACCTCGGCGGTGCCCTCGATGATCTCCCGCCTCTCGGGCTCGAGCAGCCCCTCGAGTGCCGCAGTCACGTCGGCGACAGCCTCGTAGATGATGTCGTATGTGCGGATGTCCACATCTTCCCGCTCCGCCTCGAGTCTCGCCGAGGTCTGCGGACGGACCCCCAAGCCGATGATGACCGCGCCCGACGTCTGCGCCAACAACACGTCAGACTCGTTGATCGCACCCACCGCACGGTGAATGATCTCGACCTTCACCTCGTCGGTCCCGAGCTGCTCCAGCGAATCGGAGAGCGCCTGGACAGAGCCATCCACATCTCCCTTGATGACGAGCGGAAGCATCGAAACCTTGCCCTGCGCGGCCAGCGCACCGAAGTCGCCGAGCTTGACTCCCCGCTCACGAATGCGGAGTTGCTTCTCGCGGTCGAGCCGCTGACGGTTCGAAGCGATCTCGGATGCCTTGACCGCCTCCATAGCCTGGAACAGGTCACCCGCCTGCGGCACGCCGCCGGCGCCCAAGACCTGGACCGGCGTGGCCGGTCCAGCTTCGTCGACGTTCTGCCCATGTTCATCGAGTAGCGCGCGCACTCGGCCGTCGTACAGGCCGCAGATGAACGAGTCTCCAACGCGGAGCGTGCCAGCCTGCACGAGTACCGAAACCACCGGGCCCTTACCGATGTCCAACTGGGCCTCGATCACCGTGCCCTGAGCTTCACGATTGGGGTTCGCCTTGAGCTCGAGCATCTCGGCTTGAAGGAGCACCTTTTCCAGCAGGTCTTCCACACCCTGGCCCGTCTTCGCCGAGATCTCCGCAGCGAGCACGTCACCTCCGAAATCCTCCACGTTGATGGCGTGCTGGAGCAGCTGCTGCTTCACTCGTTCGGGGTCGGCCGCAGGCAGATCAACCTTGTTGATCGCCACCACGATCGGCACGCCCGCGTTCTTCGCATGACTGATCGCCTCGATCGTCTGCGGCATCACCGCGTCGTCCGCCGCTACGATCAGGACGACGATGTCGGTGACGTCCGCACCACGCGCACGCATCGCCGTGAAGGCAGCGTGTCCCGGAGTGTCGAGGAAGCTGATGCTGCGACCGCCGCCGACGTCAACGTGATAGGCGCCGATGTGCTGCGTGATTCCCCCTGCTTCTCCGGCCACCACGTTGGTGTCACGGATGCGGTCGAGCAGCAGCGTCTTTCCGTGATCGACGTGACCCATCACGGTCACGACCGGTGACCGCGGCAAGAGATCTTCCGGCGCGTCCTCGACGACAGCGAGCTCTGGCTCGGCGACGTATGCTTCTTCGCGAACGGCGGTGTAGTTGAACTCTTCCAGCAGCATCTCGATCTGATCGAAGTCGAGGCGCTGGTTGATCGTCACGAGCAGCCCGAGGTTCCTGAAGGCAGACCCGATGATGTCCGTGGAGGTCACGTCGACGAGCTCCGCGAGTTCGGCGACCGTCAGGAACTCGTTTACGCGAACCGTCGTCCGCTCGCGCTCTTGCTCCTCCCTATGCAGCTCCTCCTGGGCCTCCGTCTCCTGGGCTGAGAGCCTGCCCTTCTTGCGACGACGCTTCTTGCCACCACCTTTGATCTCCGCCATGACACGATGGATGTTGGACTGTACCGCGTCCTTGTCCACGCGTTGGCGCTTCCCCTTCTTCCTGTCCCTGCCCTGACGGTGACCGTCGGCGGTGTACCCCTCGGCCTGGATCCGTACCTGACCACCCGGGCCCGCACTCGCGGCGGGTGCAGGACTCGGCCGACGGATCGTGCGGACCGGCCCATCGAGCACACCGGCACGGGCTGGCGCCGGCGGCGGCGCCAACTCACCGACAGGCTCGGCCGGCACGGGTT from the Gemmatimonadota bacterium genome contains:
- a CDS encoding DUF503 domain-containing protein, producing MVVASLTWDLALPGCSSLKEKRSVIRSLRDRLENKFNVSVAETDFQDVHARAQITVALVASDGRLAESTLDKIDRFVENHGVALITGVRRELY
- the infB gene encoding translation initiation factor IF-2 codes for the protein MRVIELAQELSVDAEALVSLLRQMGIPVAGKDATITDGQHDKVLAKVERERRGGSTDPAAAIQAALEEAAPAPKKRRRRRRKEDVVEAEPVAEEVEDSVEGTEAELTGGDAEDDQGSLIRAERISNGEDTAPGDDDAPVAGDGTPVEGDDASADEDDAPAGGDDALTEGDDAPVDSPGADEAFVREPVPAEPVGELAPPPAPARAGVLDGPVRTIRRPSPAPAASAGPGGQVRIQAEGYTADGHRQGRDRKKGKRQRVDKDAVQSNIHRVMAEIKGGGKKRRRKKGRLSAQETEAQEELHREEQERERTTVRVNEFLTVAELAELVDVTSTDIIGSAFRNLGLLVTINQRLDFDQIEMLLEEFNYTAVREEAYVAEPELAVVEDAPEDLLPRSPVVTVMGHVDHGKTLLLDRIRDTNVVAGEAGGITQHIGAYHVDVGGGRSISFLDTPGHAAFTAMRARGADVTDIVVLIVAADDAVMPQTIEAISHAKNAGVPIVVAINKVDLPAADPERVKQQLLQHAINVEDFGGDVLAAEISAKTGQGVEDLLEKVLLQAEMLELKANPNREAQGTVIEAQLDIGKGPVVSVLVQAGTLRVGDSFICGLYDGRVRALLDEHGQNVDEAGPATPVQVLGAGGVPQAGDLFQAMEAVKASEIASNRQRLDREKQLRIRERGVKLGDFGALAAQGKVSMLPLVIKGDVDGSVQALSDSLEQLGTDEVKVEIIHRAVGAINESDVLLAQTSGAVIIGLGVRPQTSARLEAEREDVDIRTYDIIYEAVADVTAALEGLLEPERREIIEGTAEVREIFRVSKVGTIAGCYVIEGRIDRKGRGRLIRDGIVVYDGEISSLKRFKDDVKEVRESFECGIGIANFNDIKVGDVIECYTVEEVARTLAGAS
- the truB gene encoding tRNA pseudouridine(55) synthase TruB, giving the protein MTDLDIVLPLDKPEGPTSHDVVAMARKALGIRRVGHTGTLDPFASGLLLLCIGRATRLAEYLTGLAKSYDAVARLGITTDTEDRDGEPGEERPGWSDLTREVVVAAMQGFRGGIDQVPPQFSAKKVDGVAMHRRARRGEHVALAARAITIHELELRSLDLPFMEFRVRCSSGTYVRSLARDIGEALGVGAHLTGLRRTSIGAHTLERAITPAQLGDPEAVSRAALSPLDALGHLPAVVVDEKSRDRLAFGQTVDAPEAAEGEHITVACDGRLVAIAEVRAGALRPKKVFLP
- the rbfA gene encoding 30S ribosome-binding factor RbfA, whose product is MASKRVVRLNEQLKRELSELIRTQVRDPRVGVVTVTAVEIASDLGSARVFIRIIGDQAEFQETLAGLDAAAPFLRGLLGRLLHIRRIPELRFREDRSMEHARRIEKLLSEVVVPEEETVEEADAENPPESSE